A stretch of the Aegilops tauschii subsp. strangulata cultivar AL8/78 chromosome 4, Aet v6.0, whole genome shotgun sequence genome encodes the following:
- the LOC120963348 gene encoding uncharacterized protein codes for MRQHLSVWAKHINGLNKKEKHRLCTIIDDLDKIAETRTLSHHEIELKNQSNEKVARLLREEEIKYYQRSKAKFILMGDSNTRYFQLLANGRHRKKCIHSLQQDEGRIKGQRELKNYITSYYKSLFGASDEGNVTLDETRTDDIPQVTAEENDILTAPFSKEEVRAAVFQMEHNKAPGLMVPRIILSEFLGYHQS; via the coding sequence ATGAGGCAACACCTCTCTGTATGGGCGAAACACATCAATGGGTTAAATAAAAAAGAAAAGCATCGCCTTTGTACCATCATTGATGACCTCGACAAAATTGCAGAGACCCGCACCTTATCTCATCATGAGATTGAATTGAAAAATCAATCTAATGAGAAGGTTGCCCGTCTTTTGCGAGAAGAGGAGATCAAATACTACCAGAGGTCCAAAGCTAAATTCATTCTAATGGGAGATAGTAATACAAGATACTTCCAATTGCTCGCCAATGGTCGACATAGGAAGAAATGTATTCATAGTCTCCAACAGGATGAGGGGCGGATCAAAGGTCAGAGGGAGCTCAAAAACTATATCACCAGCTACTACAAATCTCTGTTCGGAGCGTCGGATGAAGGGAATGTCACCCTTGACGAGACCCGAACAGATGATATTCCACAAGTCACGGCAGAAGAAAACGATATCCTCACGGCACCTTTCTCAAAAGAGGAGGTGAGAGCGGCGGTGTTCCAAATGGAACACAACAAAGCTCCAGGCCTGATGGTTCCCCGCATAATTCTTTCAGAATTTCTGGGATATCATCAAAGCTGA